In Pyrodictium occultum, the genomic window GTCTGGTACGCATCCCTCGTAGCGGTCTGCCAGCAGAACGCGGGGTTCAAGCAGGGCTGGGGTATGCTCTACAGGCTCCACCTCCTGGCCTCCAGGAGGCTCCGCACACCTCACGGCGTCTACCTCGAGACGCCTCGGCCCAGCAGCCTCAGCCTCGAGGTGCTCCATGAGGCCAGGCTGGGCTACCGGGCTCACACGGTGCACCGGCTAGCCCAGAGCAGGGCCCATGAGCTGGATTGCAGCAGCCTCGAGAGGCTCCGGGAGATACATGGGATAGGCCCCTACTCCTACGCGCTCGTCCGGCTGCTGGCGTGCAGGGACTACTCAGCCCTCCCCATGGACCGGTGGCTCCGGCGGCTGGCGGCAGAGGCCTACAAGGTGCCGGAGCAGGTCGCGGCGGATGAGATCTCAAGACGCTTCGGCAGGTGGAGGGGGCTGGCAGCGCTCCACGCCACCATAGGCTTCGACGCCGAGCCCCTGCGGAGGGCTCTCGAGAGGCTCCGCCGGGGCGAGAACCGGCCGGGCCTGGTCGAGCCCTCGCCCATCTCCCTCTGGAAGTACATCCCGCCCATGGCCTCGGCCCCTCTACTTGGATCCAGGTAGCCTCCTAGCGATCTCCGCCACCAGCTGGGGCAGGGTGCGGGTCTGCAGGTAGAGAACCGCCGGCCCCTCAACCTCTATCACCAGTCCCTCCCCGCCGAAGAATAGGGTCTTCATGCCGCCCAGCTTCCTCACCCTGTACTCCGTGTCGGCGGGCATGGCTACGAAGTGGTAGTTGTCCACCGTAATCCTCTCGCCCGCCGGCACCTCCACCCTGTCTATAGCGCCGTAGCTGTTCACCCAGAGGGTGCCGGTGCCCCGGACGCTGAGCCAGAAGAGCTCGCCCTCCGCGACGAGGCCGCGGATGCCCCGGAACCTGGCCGAGACCTTCAGGTCCCCGTGGTGGGCTAGGTAGCTGGTATCCTGCACCACCCACTCGTCGCCGCGCAGCTCCAGCGCCTCTATGTCGCCGGGCAGGTTCGGGACCAGCCAGATCTCCGCGGGGGACTCGGCGCGGAACCGGTTGAGGAAGAAGCTCTCCCCGCCCACGAGCCTGCGGAGGAGCGCGCTGCCCAGGCCGCCGCTCTCGGTGCCCACCTCGACGCTGCCCCGGATAAGCATCATTGCGCCGGGCTGGCTCCAGAGCTCCTCCCCGGGGTCGAGGCGGACCTTGAGGACTGTGTAGGCGGGGCTATACTCCTTAGACCACTCCACGAAGCCCCGGGGGCCTGGTGCCGTGCTCCTCCTAATATCTCTTCCGGGCGATCGCATCTAACCAGCCTGGAGGCTGCAGCCCCCCTTGCCCGGGGGCAACGTGGAGCTGGGCATACCCCTGCTAGGCGAGAGGCTCCCGAGCCTCGACACCCGCATGGTCGCGGCGGCTCTCCAGAGGCTGGTCGACTCCGGCTCCATGAGAGGCCGGGGCCTCGTGGTGCTGGACAGCCTGAACCCCCTTCCTCCTCTACTACGAGCCGACAGTGGTCTACGACTTCGTGAACATGCTCCGTGTCTCCCTGGCTAAGCGCCGCAGAGTGCCCGTGGTTGCGACGCTCCATACGCCGACCCAGCTCCACGCCGATATAGCGGCGGTGCTGGAGCACATGGTCGACGTGTTCATAGTCGTGGGCTACCACAGCGAGGCACTCAAGGCCGGGGTGGCGGTCGGGGAGATACTGGTAGAGAAGGCGAAGGGCGTGCCTATATCCCAGGGCTGGACCTACTTCGTCATAGCGGACCAGGGCTTGCTGGAGGCGCGGGTGAGGATGGAGAAGGGCGGCTAGACGTGGAGCCCCAGCCTCTTCCTGGACTCCTCGTACCCCAGCACTACCAGGTGGGCTAGCAGGTAGATCGCAGCCACATCCCCGAGGCCGAGGCCCGCGGCGTGGAAGAGCCCTGCCAGCGCGGTCACAGCCAGCGCGGCGAGCACGGCCCCGGCCAGGTAGCCTAGGAGCCACTGCTTGTTGGAGGCCAGCATGCCCAGCGATATGGGGGTGTTGAGCCTCCGGAGCGCGAGGCTCTGGGCGAGCTCGGCGTACATGAGGCCCAGGAAGGCGGCGGCCCTGCCATAGCCGGGGCCCCGTGGCGCGTAGAGATGGTAGAGCCCCAGCGTCAGCAGCGTCTCCACGGTGGCTAGCAGGGCCAGGTAGGTGAACTGGGGTTTCCCGAGTATCGGCTGCCCCCGGCGCCGGGGCGGCCGCTTCATAGCGTCTGGCTCGGCCCGCTCGAAGGCCAGGCCCGCGGCGGGGAACCCATCTGTCACCACGTTGAGCCAGAGCAGCATGGCGGCGTTGAATATCACGCCTATCCCCCTCACAGCAGCGTAGAAGACTGTGGCAACCTCCGCCAGGTTGGCTGAGAGCAGGTAGAGCACTGTACGCTTCACGTTGTCGAAGCTCCTCCTCCCCTCCTCCACAGCCGCAACTATGGTTGCGAAGTTGTCGTCGAGGAGTATAATGTCGGCCGCCTCCTTTGCCACCTCGGTACCCCTCTTCCCCATCGCGACCCCTATATCCGCGAGCTTCAGCGCGGGCGCGTCGTTCACACCGTCCCCGGTCACAGCCACTATGTGGCCCCTCTCCTTGTAGGCCTTCACTATCCTCGCCTTGTGCTCCGGCGTGACACGCGCGAAGATGGCCACCTCCTCTGCAATATCCCTCAGCTCCTCATCGCTCATTCTCTCCAGCTCCTGGCCAGTGACAACCCTGCCCCTGGGGAGCCCTATCATCTCAGCCACAGCCCTCGCCGTCGAGGGGTGGTCGCCGGTAACCATCACCACCCGGATCCCGGCCTCCAGGGCCCTCCGGACGGCCTCCGGCACCTCGGGCCTAGGCGGGTCTATGACTGCTACAAAGCCCAGCAGGGTGAGCCTCGACTCCACCTCGTCCTCGCCCGCCTCCAGGTCTTCCGCGCCGCCCCTCCGGTAGGCTAGCGCGAGCAGCCTGAACCCCCTTGCCGCCACCTCCTCTACGCGGCGGAGCAGCTCCCTCCTCTCCTCCACGCCCAGGGGCTTCACCGAGCCCCCGCGGGTCATGTAGCTCGACGACCTCTCGATTATAACCTCGGGCGCGCCCTTGGAGAGAACCAGTATGCCCTCCTGCCCCTCTACCACCACTGTCATCCGCTTCCTCTCGCTGCTGAAGCCTATCTCGCGGAGCCTCCTATACCTTCTCCGGGCGTCGCCCGGGTCCAGGCCAAGCTTGTGCGCCAGCACGAGCAGCGCTGCCTCGAGAGGATCTCCGTGGACCCTCCCGTCCTCTATGGCCGCGTTGTTGTTGAGAGCTGCCACCAGCGCCGCCAGCCTTAGTAGGGGGCTGTCCTCCACTGTGACCCTCCTATCGCCCTCGTAGACGCCGCCCTCCAGGCTGTAGCCCTCCCCTGTCACCGTGTAGACTCCGCCGTCGGGGGTGTGTAGCTGCCTCACCGTCATCTCGTTCATAGTCAGCGTGCCCGTCTTATCCGTGGCCACCACGCTGGCGGACCCCAGCGCCTCCACCGCTGCGAGGCGCCTCACCAGAGCGTTCCTCCGCGCCATGTTCCAGGCTGCGATGGAGAACGCTATGACCACTATGGCGGGGAGCCCCTCGGGCACGGCGGCAACGGCTAGGGCTATGCTGGTAAGGAGCAGGTTGACGAGGCTCGCCTCGCGGAGGAGGTAGCCCACAGTGAAGGCGGCCGCCGCTATGGCGGTGACCATCACTGCTATCCTCTTCGCTAGCCTGTCGAGCTCCAGCTGGAACGGGGTCCTCTCCTCCCCTGCCTCGGCCACCATCCGGGCTATGCGGCCCATGTAGGTGTTCCGCCCGGTGGCCGTGACTACGGCCCTCCCGGCCCCCCTCACGATGAAGGTGCCGGCGTAGAGCATGTTGACGCGCTCGGGCTCTATTGTGTCACCCGGCAGGGTCACGTCAGCCCTCTTGGCGACCGGTACGCTCTCCCCGGTGAGCATTGACTCGTCCACGTAGAGGCTCTTAGCCTCCAGCAGCCTGGCGTCGGCGGGCACCCTGTCACCCTCCATCACAACTATTATGTCGCCGGGCACCACCTCTGATGCGTCCACAGCCACAACTCTCCCGTCGCGGAGCACCCTAGCCCGGGGCGAGGCCAGCCTACGCAGCGCCTCGAGGATCCTCTCCGCCCGGTACTCCTGCACCGCGCCCATCACTGCCATGAACACTACTATGGCTAGTATGAGCAGCGCGTCGACGGTCTCGCCAACGTAGAAGCTGAACGCGGTGGCTACAAGCAACATGACCACGAACATGTTCTTAAACTGCTCCAGGAATGTCTCGAGAAACCCCCTCTTCTTGCCGGCTTCGATCACGTTGGGGCCGCAGCGCTCCAGCCTCTCCCGAGCCTCCTCGCTGCTTAGGCCCCGGGAGGGGTCCACGCCGAGCCTCCTGGCAGCCTCCTCTGGTGGCAGCGTGTGGGGGTTCTCGAGGATGCACGGCGCCTCCATGAAGCCTCCCTGCTCCCCTTCCTAGGGCCTGGGCTCTCGGGGCTCTGCCGGGATAAATCAACGCAGCCCCTCGGGGCCTGTAGGGGTGCAGGCCGGGCAGGTGCTAGGGCAAGGCTAAAGAGGGAGCCTCTCTCGACCCGCGTCGTCACTGAGCGTCCACCGGTTCTGCAGCTCCAGGGGGCGCCTCCGGGGCCCTGCATGGCTCCTCGCCTTCCCGCGGCCATAGGGGAGGGGTGGTGGGGATGGCGAGGAGGATTGCTGTCAGGAAGATACTGACTGCTACCGCCGCGCTGCGCTCAGCCTATACCGTGTCCCTGGCCTCGCTGCTGCTCTCGGCCGCAGGGCTGGCCCTCTACACTTGGAGGCCCTCCGGCGTAGTGCTTATGGAGTCCTTTGTATGGCTCGTGGAGGCTATGAGCTTCGGCGGGCTCGCCCTGGCCTTCAAGGTCGCGGCTTCAAGGACTATCGTCTACCGTGCCCGCTACGAGATACTCCGGATAGAGTCGCTGGCCGTCCTCCTGGCAGCCCTGGCGTCCCTAGCGGTCTCGCTCGCGGCAGCCACCCGCAACTTATTCCACGATAGCTCGGGGCCCACGCCGCTGCTCCTGGCGGCCTACCCGCTGGCGAGCGGCGCTGCCAGCTACCTCCTCGAGAGGCTCTCGCTGCGCAGCCTAGACCGCGCCGGCATAGACATGGTGGCCGTGAGGATGATAGCCAAGAAGCTCGGTCTCGACACCGTGTTCGAGGTCTCCGGCGGCCTGGCGGTGGTCGCCTCGAACATGATTGGCACAGTCCTGCCCGAGAAGGCCGCTGTGGCCGCTATGAGCGTCTACGTCGCCTACAGCCTCCTGGGCGCCGCCAGGGAGGCAGCAATGCACCTGGTGGGCGTGGTGCCTAGGAGCGAGTACCTCTCCACATTCTCGAAGGTTGAGGCGGTGCTCCGCCGCTACTCGAGGCACCAGCGTATAAGGAGGCTCCGCGTCGAGAGCTACGGCACCTTCCGCGAGGTGGAGCTCTGGCTGGAAGCGCCCCCAGACATGACGCTCGGCGAGGCCCACCGGGAGGCTATGAGAATAGCCAGGCTCCTTGTCCACGAGATACCGGAGATCCTCAGGGCCCTGGTGGTCCTGGTCCCCGAGAGGGGCAGGGAGGCCCCTAGGAGCCCTCGCCGCGGCTCCGGGAGAGCAGCCGCGCGACCCGCGACAGGTAGCGGGCGGTCTTCACGGCCTCCGGAGGCACCTCTACAACGCGGCCGCCCTCCACGACGAAGTGGCGCCTCCGGGCCCGGGGGCGTAGGAGCCGGAACACCTCCTCCACCATGAAGTGGAGCTGGATGCAGTGCATGCTCCCATCTGTGGTCAGCACAGCCACCTCCTCGAACTCGAGGCGGCCGAGTATGCCGGCCAGCTTGAAGCCCGCCATGTTCACGTGGTCGTCCTCGAGGCAGACGCTCAGCCTCACGTACTCCTCCTCGGGGAACCTCTCGAGGGCCCAGGGCTTCTCGGCCTCGATGCACCTCCCGACTATGAGCAGCTTCCTCCTCCCCCGGATATAGCGGGAGGCCACGTTCACGTCCATGAGGCGGGGGAGGCGGTAGAAGCAGCCCCCGCTACCGGCCACCGCTCCCGCCACCCCCGTCTCCCCGTCCGCCGGGCCTCCTCTTCTCCGCAAGCCGCAGCGACTCCTCGACCATCCTGCGGGCCTCGGGCGGCAGGCTCTCCAGCTTCTCCCTGCTAACCTCCATTATGCCGAGCTGCAGCCTCAGCTGGCACGCCCTGCACACCGGGTGGGCTGAAGGCTCGCCGCAGAGGGCGCAGGTGTAGAGCCTCTCCGCCTCCCCGGCTCCCTGGCTGCGGAGTAGCTTTATCGCCGTCTCCAGGCTCCTCAGCAGCGAGTACTTGACCCCCGGGCTCCTCTCCTCCAGCTCGTTTATCATCCTCCTCACGCTCCAGCGTATGCTGAGCCTGGCGTAGGGGCACTCCTCGAACCCCGTGTAGAGCCCGTTGATCACAGCGTAGAGCGCTGTCTCCTTCTCGAGAACCTCGTAGAAGGGCTTGACCTTGCGGACGAACTTAGGGTGGCTGGCCGGCCCTGAGACCGGGCCGAGCCTAACCACCTTCTCCCAGTCGTTCCCGATAATGTTCATCAAGTAGGTCTGCACCACGTCGTCCAGGTTATGGGCCGTGGCCACCACCGTGCCCCCAAGCTCCCGGGCAGCCTTGTTCATTATGTAGCGGCGGAAGACGCCGCAGTAAGTGCATGGCAGGTAGGGGAGCCCCCTCTCCCTCCCCCTCCTCACTATCTCGTCGAGCGTGTATCCTATGTAGTCCTTGAACCTGGCTATATGGTAGTCGACCCCGTGCTCCTCGGCGTACTCGACGAGCCTCTTCACAGTGTACTCACGGTAGCCCCTTATACCCTCGTCCACGAGGAGCGCCGTAACCCTCCAGCCCGGCACCCTCCTGGCGAGCCCCCGGAGGTAGTGGAGGAGTGCCATCGAGTCCTTGCCGCCCGAGACCGCTACAACTATGTGCTCCCTGGGGCGGAAGAGCCTATACCTCCTTATCGTTCTCCGCACCTTCCTGTCAAAGTACTCTAGGAAGTGGCGCTCGCAGAAGGCCACGCCCGCCGCACGGTTAACGTAGACCGCGCGCCTGCCGCAGACGCTGCACCTAGCCACCAGACACCACCGGGTACAGGATCAACTCGTCCCCGTCCTCCACGTGCTCGTCCTCAGTCACAACCCTCCCCCTGCGGGCCACCACGTACTCGTTGCTAAGTAGCCCCAGCTCTCTCAAGACATCCCCCACGGTCATGCCCCTACGATGCTCCACCAGCCTCTCCCCCTGGCCGAGTATCCGCACCCTCACCGCCACAGCCCCTAGCCCCCCGGGCTGCCCCAGGGGCCGGAGGGGCGCTAATGATGCTGCCCCGGCCCGGCCTGTAGGAGTCAAAAACACCCGGCGGGCCATCCTCGGGCGCGGCGGCAGTGAGGACCGCCTGAGCCTCCTGACCGCCCGCGGGGCTGATGATCCCTTGCACTCCCCGAGCCCCTCTGGCCCCAGCTGCTTTTCTACCCCCAGGCCCTGGCCGTAGGTTAGAGCCACTCTGAGGCCGAGGAGCCCGGGGACCCGAAAGGCTGTCAAGGTGTCTTCCGTGGAGGAGGTAGTGCTCCACATCCCCCAGGAGCCAGTGGCGGGCGTGGTAGGCGTCCTCGTCTCGATACTCCTGGCAGTGCTAGCCCTGCCCATGGTCTCCAAGAGGGTTGAGGAGAACCTGGAGCCATTCTTCCTGGTAATGGGTATAATAGCCGTGGCAGCCATCTACGCTGCAGGCATACTCCCGGCGAGCGGGCTCGCGGATCTGGCTAAGAAGGCGCTCCTAACCCCGGTGATGCTCCACGGGGTGCCCATAGGGATAACCCAGGTCGTGCTCATCGCCGGCCTCATCTTCTGGCGGTACCACGACCCCATATACCGTGGGATAGGCGGGCTGCTGCAGAGGCTGGGGCTCCGCGGATTCCTCTTCGTTATGATAACGCTGCTCGGCCTAACCAGTGGCATAATATCGGTGATAGTGGCTGCCGTCGTGTTCGCAGAGATAATGGCCGCGGTACCCCTCCCCCGGGAGAGGAAGGTGGAGGCCACAGTGCTGGCAGCCTTCGCCCTGGGCATGGGGGCCGCGCTGACCCCGGTGGGCGAGCCCCTGGCCACCATAGCCGTGAGCAAGCTCTCCGGCCCGCCATACCATGCGGGCTTCGACTTCCTCCTCCGCCTCCTGGGCCCCTACATAGTCCCCGCGGTGGTCGCGGTGGCGGCCTACACGGCGCTCCGGGTCTCCAGGGGCGCCGGGGAGGAGGCCAGGGAGAGCATGGTGGGCGGCGTGGTGTACGGGGAGACCCTCTACACGGTGATAATACGCGCGGTCCGCGTCTACATCTTCGTGGCCGCGCTGGAGCTGCTGGGCACCAGCTTCACACCCCTCGTCAAGTGGTACTTCACCAGGATACCCCCCTACATCCTCTACTGGGTCAACATGATCTCAGCGGTGGTGGACAACGCAACCCTCACTGCCGCGGAGATAGGGCCCTTCCTAACCCTGAGCCAGATCAAGGCAGCGCTCCTAGGCCTAATAGTCT contains:
- a CDS encoding 4Fe-4S ferredoxin — protein: MAGSGGCFYRLPRLMDVNVASRYIRGRRKLLIVGRCIEAEKPWALERFPEEEYVRLSVCLEDDHVNMAGFKLAGILGRLEFEEVAVLTTDGSMHCIQLHFMVEEVFRLLRPRARRRHFVVEGGRVVEVPPEAVKTARYLSRVARLLSRSRGEGS
- a CDS encoding TIGR00266 family protein: MEWSKEYSPAYTVLKVRLDPGEELWSQPGAMMLIRGSVEVGTESGGLGSALLRRLVGGESFFLNRFRAESPAEIWLVPNLPGDIEALELRGDEWVVQDTSYLAHHGDLKVSARFRGIRGLVAEGELFWLSVRGTGTLWVNSYGAIDRVEVPAGERITVDNYHFVAMPADTEYRVRKLGGMKTLFFGGEGLVIEVEGPAVLYLQTRTLPQLVAEIARRLPGSK
- a CDS encoding DUF1646 family protein encodes the protein MEEVVLHIPQEPVAGVVGVLVSILLAVLALPMVSKRVEENLEPFFLVMGIIAVAAIYAAGILPASGLADLAKKALLTPVMLHGVPIGITQVVLIAGLIFWRYHDPIYRGIGGLLQRLGLRGFLFVMITLLGLTSGIISVIVAAVVFAEIMAAVPLPRERKVEATVLAAFALGMGAALTPVGEPLATIAVSKLSGPPYHAGFDFLLRLLGPYIVPAVVAVAAYTALRVSRGAGEEARESMVGGVVYGETLYTVIIRAVRVYIFVAALELLGTSFTPLVKWYFTRIPPYILYWVNMISAVVDNATLTAAEIGPFLTLSQIKAALLGLIVSGGMLIPGNIPNIVAAGRLGITSKEWARIGIPFGIALLAIFFLLLYTPL
- a CDS encoding cation-translocating P-type ATPase — translated: MEAPCILENPHTLPPEEAARRLGVDPSRGLSSEEARERLERCGPNVIEAGKKRGFLETFLEQFKNMFVVMLLVATAFSFYVGETVDALLILAIVVFMAVMGAVQEYRAERILEALRRLASPRARVLRDGRVVAVDASEVVPGDIIVVMEGDRVPADARLLEAKSLYVDESMLTGESVPVAKRADVTLPGDTIEPERVNMLYAGTFIVRGAGRAVVTATGRNTYMGRIARMVAEAGEERTPFQLELDRLAKRIAVMVTAIAAAAFTVGYLLREASLVNLLLTSIALAVAAVPEGLPAIVVIAFSIAAWNMARRNALVRRLAAVEALGSASVVATDKTGTLTMNEMTVRQLHTPDGGVYTVTGEGYSLEGGVYEGDRRVTVEDSPLLRLAALVAALNNNAAIEDGRVHGDPLEAALLVLAHKLGLDPGDARRRYRRLREIGFSSERKRMTVVVEGQEGILVLSKGAPEVIIERSSSYMTRGGSVKPLGVEERRELLRRVEEVAARGFRLLALAYRRGGAEDLEAGEDEVESRLTLLGFVAVIDPPRPEVPEAVRRALEAGIRVVMVTGDHPSTARAVAEMIGLPRGRVVTGQELERMSDEELRDIAEEVAIFARVTPEHKARIVKAYKERGHIVAVTGDGVNDAPALKLADIGVAMGKRGTEVAKEAADIILLDDNFATIVAAVEEGRRSFDNVKRTVLYLLSANLAEVATVFYAAVRGIGVIFNAAMLLWLNVVTDGFPAAGLAFERAEPDAMKRPPRRRGQPILGKPQFTYLALLATVETLLTLGLYHLYAPRGPGYGRAAAFLGLMYAELAQSLALRRLNTPISLGMLASNKQWLLGYLAGAVLAALAVTALAGLFHAAGLGLGDVAAIYLLAHLVVLGYEESRKRLGLHV
- a CDS encoding TIGR00269 family protein, whose translation is MARCSVCGRRAVYVNRAAGVAFCERHFLEYFDRKVRRTIRRYRLFRPREHIVVAVSGGKDSMALLHYLRGLARRVPGWRVTALLVDEGIRGYREYTVKRLVEYAEEHGVDYHIARFKDYIGYTLDEIVRRGRERGLPYLPCTYCGVFRRYIMNKAARELGGTVVATAHNLDDVVQTYLMNIIGNDWEKVVRLGPVSGPASHPKFVRKVKPFYEVLEKETALYAVINGLYTGFEECPYARLSIRWSVRRMINELEERSPGVKYSLLRSLETAIKLLRSQGAGEAERLYTCALCGEPSAHPVCRACQLRLQLGIMEVSREKLESLPPEARRMVEESLRLAEKRRPGGRGDGGGGSGGR
- a CDS encoding MoaD/ThiS family protein, encoding MAVRVRILGQGERLVEHRRGMTVGDVLRELGLLSNEYVVARRGRVVTEDEHVEDGDELILYPVVSGG